A single window of Jiangella alkaliphila DNA harbors:
- a CDS encoding RidA family protein has product MIEHIEPDPENPPSVPLSSAVRVGRLLFVSGQVSTEPGVGIVADTFDGEFHRTIRNLEEILAAAGATLRDVVQVRAFLRDEEARPRFNELYAQTFQPPYPARTTVGNHFSFIQIEIDCVAVLPDGVDPTV; this is encoded by the coding sequence TTGATCGAGCACATCGAGCCCGACCCCGAGAACCCGCCGTCCGTGCCGCTGTCGTCGGCGGTCCGGGTGGGCCGGCTGCTGTTCGTGTCCGGCCAAGTGTCGACGGAGCCGGGCGTGGGCATCGTGGCGGACACGTTCGACGGCGAGTTCCACCGGACGATCCGCAACCTCGAGGAGATCCTCGCCGCCGCGGGAGCGACGCTCCGCGACGTCGTGCAGGTGCGGGCGTTCCTGCGCGACGAGGAGGCGCGGCCCCGTTTCAACGAGCTGTACGCGCAGACGTTCCAGCCGCCGTACCCGGCGCGCACGACCGTCGGCAACCACTTCTCGTTCATCCAGATCGAGATCGACTGCGTGGCCGTGCTGCCCGACGGAGTCGACCCCACGGTGTGA
- a CDS encoding AAA family ATPase, translating into MIVWLNGTFGAGKTTTAKELTALLPSARVFDAEYVGFMLRHVLGSVPVDDFQARPPWRGLVVETAAQVHAYVGGTLVAPQTVLVEEYWQELRTGLEKAGLPVHLVLLHTDDDTLRRRIDGDTVEAGARQWRLDHLAPYAAALPWLRRAADTVVDTARTEPRAVAERVAAAVRV; encoded by the coding sequence ATGATCGTATGGCTGAACGGCACGTTCGGGGCCGGCAAGACGACGACGGCGAAGGAGTTGACGGCGCTGCTGCCCAGCGCCCGCGTGTTCGACGCCGAGTACGTCGGCTTCATGCTCCGCCACGTCCTCGGCTCCGTGCCGGTCGACGACTTCCAAGCGCGGCCGCCGTGGCGTGGACTGGTGGTCGAGACGGCGGCGCAGGTGCACGCCTACGTCGGCGGCACGCTGGTGGCCCCGCAGACGGTGCTGGTGGAGGAGTACTGGCAGGAGCTGCGGACCGGGCTGGAGAAGGCCGGCCTGCCGGTGCACCTCGTCCTGCTGCACACCGACGACGACACGCTGCGGCGGCGCATCGACGGCGACACCGTCGAGGCCGGCGCCCGGCAGTGGCGGCTGGACCACCTGGCGCCGTACGCGGCGGCGCTGCCGTGGCTGCGGCGTGCCGCCGACACCGTCGTCGACACCGCGCGCACGGAGCCGCGCGCCGTCGCCGAGCGCGTCGCCGCCGCCGTCAGGGTGTGA
- a CDS encoding Dabb family protein: MIRHTVAFRLRHPAGSEQERDFLRAALALADIPGVERFEQLRQTSPKNEFAFGFSMDFADQAAYDGYNEHPVHVAFVADRWVAEVDDFLELDYEPIG; the protein is encoded by the coding sequence ATGATCCGGCACACGGTCGCCTTCCGCCTTCGTCACCCCGCCGGCTCGGAGCAGGAGCGCGACTTCCTGCGCGCCGCCCTCGCGCTGGCGGACATCCCCGGCGTCGAGCGGTTCGAGCAGCTGCGGCAGACCAGCCCGAAGAACGAGTTCGCGTTCGGCTTCTCCATGGATTTCGCCGACCAAGCGGCCTACGACGGCTACAACGAGCACCCGGTGCACGTCGCGTTCGTCGCCGACCGGTGGGTGGCCGAGGTCGATGACTTCCTCGAGCTCGACTACGAGCCGATCGGCTGA
- a CDS encoding nucleotidyl transferase AbiEii/AbiGii toxin family protein produces the protein MNQPRRPTRDTVGGRAYLELRRQAKAGGSDTGALLQLYALEGFLDRLTRSPYAESLVLKGGVLLAAFDTRRPTRDIDVAGIGLSGTPDDVLATVQRIAAVTVDDGLLFDGDAAAAATIRDDAEYGGVRVSVPCVLERAKLPFHVDVNLGDPIHPGPRMVELPRLLGGSIRLLGYPLGMVVAEKLRHDHDGAELVSAVETVAGHRGVELHGATLRSASFAELAQPRWALWRRRQRLDELPERFDDVLAHLDGFTAAVLDGSARGRRWVRQERSWEPA, from the coding sequence GTGAACCAGCCCCGGCGCCCGACCCGCGACACCGTCGGCGGCCGCGCCTACCTGGAGCTGCGCCGGCAGGCCAAGGCGGGCGGCAGCGACACCGGCGCACTGCTCCAGCTCTACGCGCTCGAGGGCTTCCTCGACCGGCTGACGCGCTCGCCGTACGCCGAATCGCTGGTCCTCAAGGGCGGCGTCCTGCTGGCCGCGTTCGACACCCGCCGGCCGACCCGCGACATCGACGTCGCCGGCATCGGCCTGAGCGGCACGCCCGACGACGTGCTGGCCACCGTGCAGCGCATCGCCGCCGTCACCGTCGACGACGGACTGCTGTTCGACGGCGACGCCGCGGCCGCCGCGACGATCCGCGACGACGCCGAGTACGGCGGGGTCCGGGTGTCCGTGCCGTGCGTGCTCGAGCGGGCGAAGCTGCCCTTCCACGTCGACGTGAACCTGGGCGACCCGATCCACCCCGGGCCGCGCATGGTCGAGCTCCCCCGGCTGCTCGGCGGGTCGATCCGCCTGCTCGGCTACCCGCTCGGCATGGTCGTGGCGGAGAAGCTGCGCCACGACCACGACGGCGCGGAGCTGGTGTCCGCGGTCGAGACGGTCGCCGGTCATCGCGGGGTAGAGCTTCATGGAGCCACACTGCGATCGGCCAGCTTCGCCGAGCTCGCACAGCCGCGGTGGGCGCTCTGGCGGCGCCGGCAGCGCCTCGACGAGCTGCCCGAACGGTTCGACGACGTCCTCGCCCACCTGGACGGATTCACCGCGGCCGTACTGGACGGCTCCGCGCGCGGGCGGCGGTGGGTGCGCCAGGAGCGCAGCTGGGAACCCGCCTGA
- a CDS encoding restriction endonuclease: MTRRSSEPTDEPHHRGTRRHPGSAAGNPAGDDNDGHDGHEARAARAAERAARAERAAERAEHVRRQQADAADMTSAVAARVAELESILVDGLAVGGPVYIDQLRHAYRPWPFVPDRALVTAAEKPAWDDYAPPPMGWLARVLTGGRRRAATQARARFGRAVRAHREHEELRLAALAEAERRHAVAEASRREQIDRHNAQVDQVELGVEAGDARAVADYYQLLIEAAPLPDGLPAAVDVAYRPDERRLLVVRELPTVEIVPVVREYQYVRSLDKVAPRLRTAKDIRRLYSGVVAQLVLRTLHAAFEAQPPGLVDEVAVNAHVSTRNRATGRSEHPCLVSVTATREQFGDLVLTRLEPRECLRHLSAVVSPHPWDLEAVPPIFDPDLSRYRVVEPQDAAALLDGRPVLLQLRPVEFEHLVRQLFEAMGMRAWTTQASADDGVDAVAVNTDPIMGGVCVVQAKRYRKVVPPDAVRALAGAMDDKRAGRGVLVTTSWFGRATHEFAARHGRIQLIDGGQLEHLLAEHLGLQVTIGPLERPIPRQSGRSGRSPDVAPPAVNPPPL; this comes from the coding sequence ATGACGCGACGGAGCAGTGAACCGACCGACGAACCACATCACCGAGGCACCCGGCGGCACCCCGGTTCCGCCGCCGGGAACCCGGCCGGCGACGACAACGACGGCCATGACGGCCATGAAGCGCGGGCCGCGCGCGCTGCCGAACGGGCCGCTCGCGCGGAACGCGCCGCCGAACGGGCCGAGCATGTCCGGCGGCAACAGGCCGACGCCGCGGACATGACCAGCGCGGTCGCCGCGCGGGTCGCCGAGCTGGAGTCGATCCTGGTCGACGGCCTCGCCGTCGGCGGGCCGGTGTACATCGACCAGCTCCGGCACGCGTACCGGCCATGGCCGTTCGTGCCCGACCGTGCGCTGGTCACCGCCGCCGAGAAGCCGGCGTGGGACGACTACGCGCCGCCCCCGATGGGCTGGCTGGCCCGGGTGCTGACCGGCGGCCGCCGAAGGGCCGCCACGCAGGCCCGTGCCAGGTTCGGGCGGGCCGTCCGCGCGCACCGCGAGCACGAGGAGCTGCGGCTGGCCGCCCTGGCCGAGGCCGAGCGACGGCATGCGGTCGCCGAGGCGTCGCGGCGCGAGCAGATCGACCGCCACAACGCGCAGGTCGACCAGGTCGAGCTGGGTGTCGAGGCCGGCGACGCTCGCGCGGTCGCGGACTACTACCAGCTGCTCATCGAGGCGGCGCCGCTGCCCGACGGCCTGCCCGCGGCCGTCGACGTCGCGTACCGGCCGGACGAGCGACGGTTGCTGGTGGTGCGCGAACTGCCGACGGTGGAAATCGTCCCCGTCGTCCGCGAATACCAGTACGTGCGGTCGCTGGACAAGGTCGCGCCGCGGCTGCGCACCGCCAAGGACATCCGCCGCCTCTACTCCGGCGTGGTGGCGCAGCTGGTCCTGCGCACGCTGCACGCGGCGTTCGAGGCGCAGCCGCCGGGGCTGGTCGACGAGGTCGCCGTCAACGCGCACGTGTCGACCCGCAACCGCGCGACCGGGCGGTCGGAGCATCCGTGCCTGGTCAGCGTCACCGCCACCCGCGAGCAGTTCGGCGACCTCGTCCTGACCCGCCTCGAACCGCGGGAGTGCCTGCGGCACCTGTCCGCCGTCGTGTCGCCGCACCCGTGGGACCTGGAGGCCGTCCCGCCGATCTTCGACCCCGACCTGTCCCGGTACCGCGTGGTCGAGCCGCAGGACGCCGCCGCGCTGCTGGACGGGCGCCCGGTGCTGCTCCAGCTGCGGCCGGTCGAGTTCGAGCACCTCGTGCGCCAGCTGTTCGAGGCGATGGGCATGCGTGCCTGGACCACGCAGGCCTCCGCCGACGACGGCGTCGATGCGGTCGCCGTCAACACCGACCCGATCATGGGCGGGGTCTGCGTCGTGCAGGCCAAGCGCTACCGCAAGGTCGTCCCGCCCGACGCCGTCCGCGCGCTGGCCGGCGCGATGGACGACAAGCGGGCCGGCCGCGGCGTCCTCGTGACGACGTCGTGGTTCGGCCGGGCGACGCACGAGTTCGCGGCCCGGCACGGGCGCATCCAGCTGATCGACGGAGGTCAGCTGGAGCACCTGCTCGCCGAGCATCTCGGCCTGCAGGTCACCATCGGCCCGCTGGAGCGGCCGATCCCGCGGCAGTCCGGCCGGTCCGGCCGGTCGCCGGACGTCGCCCCGCCGGCCGTGAATCCGCCGCCGTTGTGA
- the murJ gene encoding murein biosynthesis integral membrane protein MurJ, with the protein MSTVMGLARDVVIAAVFGAGGELDGYFVALGLMNVALGLLAGAMSKAAVPVLSRQYAAEDGTRRSRRRSRTTMSVAISVTVVGLGVATLVMQLFAAEIVAVLAPGFGPAEAESAQQLTRIVLIATVLIAGTNLLAAAAQSRRTFFWSAIQGVPFNLAMIVAAAVFGPEYGVTALAWGFVVGSAARLLVQLPPLRRIGLRLRPSLRLDDPDFRAMVRMIPPLLLGSAIGNVNTLVDRAVGSTVGDGVISSLSYAWRLVSLADTVLIASLLVALYPALSTAADDTAELRRLVDRGLSATVVVLVPICVGTAVAAGPVVETVFQRGEFSADDASTTATALLWYAPAVLALGWREVIVRASYALDDTRRPVAVAVVAMVVNVAGDLTLGIAYGIPGLAASTSLSLVVAAVGNTWLLSRRHDAVAVGALWGLLGRTTASAAATLGAALGVAWLVRDLPAIAQVAAVGTVCLTVFAAAALLQRGPEASVLRDATRLLRRPRARA; encoded by the coding sequence GTGTCGACGGTCATGGGTCTGGCCCGCGACGTCGTCATCGCCGCGGTGTTCGGCGCGGGCGGCGAGCTGGACGGCTACTTCGTCGCGCTGGGGCTGATGAACGTCGCCCTGGGGCTGCTGGCCGGCGCGATGTCCAAGGCCGCCGTCCCGGTGCTGTCGCGCCAGTACGCGGCCGAGGACGGCACCCGCCGCAGCCGGCGACGGTCGCGCACCACGATGTCGGTGGCGATCTCGGTGACGGTGGTCGGGCTGGGCGTCGCGACGCTGGTCATGCAGCTGTTCGCGGCCGAGATCGTCGCGGTGCTGGCGCCGGGGTTCGGCCCGGCCGAGGCGGAGTCGGCGCAGCAGCTGACCCGCATCGTGCTGATCGCGACGGTGCTGATCGCCGGGACGAACCTGCTGGCCGCGGCCGCGCAGTCGCGGCGGACGTTCTTCTGGTCGGCGATCCAGGGCGTCCCGTTCAACCTCGCGATGATCGTCGCCGCCGCGGTGTTCGGCCCGGAGTACGGCGTGACGGCGCTGGCCTGGGGGTTCGTCGTGGGCTCGGCGGCCAGGCTGCTGGTGCAACTGCCGCCGCTGCGACGGATCGGGCTGCGGCTGCGCCCGAGCCTGCGGCTGGACGACCCCGACTTCCGCGCGATGGTCCGGATGATCCCGCCGCTGCTGCTGGGCAGCGCGATCGGCAACGTCAACACGCTGGTCGACCGCGCCGTCGGGTCCACCGTCGGCGACGGCGTCATCTCGTCGCTGTCGTACGCGTGGCGGCTCGTGAGCCTCGCCGACACCGTGCTGATCGCGTCGCTGCTGGTCGCGCTGTACCCGGCGCTGAGCACGGCCGCCGACGACACCGCGGAGCTGCGCCGCCTCGTCGACCGCGGCCTGAGCGCGACCGTCGTCGTGCTGGTGCCGATCTGCGTCGGGACGGCGGTCGCGGCCGGGCCGGTGGTCGAGACGGTGTTCCAGCGCGGCGAGTTCAGCGCCGACGACGCCTCGACGACGGCGACGGCGCTGCTCTGGTACGCGCCGGCGGTGCTCGCGCTGGGCTGGCGCGAGGTGATCGTGCGCGCCAGCTATGCGCTCGACGACACCCGCCGGCCGGTCGCGGTGGCCGTCGTCGCGATGGTGGTGAACGTGGCGGGCGACCTCACGCTCGGCATCGCCTACGGGATCCCCGGGCTGGCCGCGTCGACGTCGTTGTCGCTGGTCGTGGCCGCGGTCGGGAACACCTGGCTGCTCAGCCGCCGGCACGACGCGGTCGCCGTCGGCGCGCTGTGGGGGTTGCTGGGGCGCACGACGGCGTCAGCGGCGGCCACGCTCGGCGCGGCCCTGGGGGTCGCCTGGCTGGTCCGCGACCTGCCCGCGATCGCGCAGGTCGCGGCCGTAGGCACGGTGTGCCTGACGGTGTTCGCGGCGGCCGCGCTGCTGCAGCGCGGACCCGAGGCGTCAGTGCTGCGCGACGCGACCCGGCTGCTGCGCCGTCCCCGGGCTCGGGCCTGA
- a CDS encoding RidA family protein — protein sequence MTIERLDPAALPAASGNYTHGTLITGARRTVYVSGQVPWADADGRVPPEFEEQCRLTWRHVLTVLAEAGMGAEHLAKVTTYLSDRRYREANSRIRQEVLGDHRPALTIIITDIYSEDWLLEIDAVAVG from the coding sequence ATGACCATCGAACGGCTCGACCCCGCCGCCCTGCCCGCGGCGAGCGGCAACTACACCCACGGCACGCTGATCACCGGCGCCCGCCGCACGGTGTACGTCAGCGGCCAGGTCCCCTGGGCCGACGCTGACGGCCGGGTGCCGCCGGAGTTCGAGGAGCAGTGCCGGCTCACCTGGCGGCACGTGCTCACCGTCCTGGCCGAGGCCGGCATGGGCGCCGAGCACCTCGCCAAGGTCACCACCTACCTGTCCGACCGGCGCTACCGCGAGGCCAACAGCCGCATCCGCCAGGAGGTCCTCGGCGACCACCGACCGGCGCTCACGATCATCATCACCGACATCTACTCCGAGGACTGGCTCCTCGAGATCGACGCCGTCGCGGTCGGCTGA
- a CDS encoding D-lyxose/D-mannose family sugar isomerase, whose product MKRSRIDAVIDGARELAAAAPMPLPGFAAWSRADWLAAAPTPAARPALERGLGWDVTDFGRGDFDRVGLVLCTLRNGTLAERDSGSGQTYAEKLLVAQNGQETPMHLHRRKAEDIINRGGAALVVELRPETGDGDIITLVDGLERAVRAGESLHVEPGQSVQVPAGVYHRFWADGGAVLAGEVSAVNDDVDDNLFLDPSPRYPSVDEDAPARYLLVSEYAELLAAG is encoded by the coding sequence GTGAAGAGGTCGCGCATCGACGCTGTCATCGACGGTGCCCGCGAACTGGCCGCTGCGGCCCCGATGCCGTTGCCCGGTTTCGCCGCCTGGTCCCGGGCCGACTGGCTGGCCGCCGCGCCGACGCCGGCCGCCCGGCCGGCGCTGGAACGCGGCCTGGGCTGGGACGTCACCGACTTCGGCCGCGGCGACTTCGACCGCGTCGGACTGGTCCTGTGCACACTGCGCAACGGGACACTGGCCGAGCGCGACTCCGGCTCCGGGCAGACCTACGCGGAGAAACTCCTGGTCGCGCAGAACGGCCAGGAGACCCCGATGCACCTGCACCGGCGCAAGGCCGAAGACATCATCAACCGCGGCGGCGCGGCACTGGTCGTCGAGCTGCGCCCGGAGACCGGCGACGGCGACATCATCACGCTGGTCGACGGGCTCGAACGGGCGGTCCGGGCCGGCGAGTCGCTGCACGTCGAGCCCGGGCAGAGCGTGCAGGTGCCGGCCGGCGTCTACCACCGGTTCTGGGCCGACGGCGGCGCCGTGCTCGCCGGCGAGGTGTCGGCGGTGAACGACGACGTCGACGACAACCTCTTCCTCGACCCGTCGCCGCGCTACCCGTCCGTCGACGAAGACGCACCGGCGCGATACCTGCTGGTCAGCGAGTACGCGGAGCTCCTCGCAGCCGGCTGA
- a CDS encoding helix-turn-helix domain-containing protein, with the protein MEDDDLPERLRIRLKAQRHQRELSLEALAAASGVSRSMISDIERGAKIPTVLVLARLATALGVTVARLLGEDRPERVIVRRAADQRTITDAGGWQRRILSPTLPGVEFEFIRTTIPPGVVLGSFAAHAAGSREYIAVEAGELTVTVDGVRHRLAAGDALYYAGDAVHEFANPGAAECVYYTAMHVAKEPA; encoded by the coding sequence ATGGAGGACGACGATCTGCCGGAACGACTGCGCATCCGGCTCAAGGCGCAGCGGCACCAGCGCGAGCTGAGCCTGGAGGCGCTGGCCGCCGCCAGCGGGGTGAGCCGGAGCATGATCTCCGACATCGAGCGCGGCGCCAAGATCCCCACGGTGCTCGTGCTGGCCCGGCTGGCGACGGCGCTGGGCGTTACCGTCGCGCGGCTGCTCGGCGAGGACCGGCCCGAGCGGGTGATCGTCCGGCGGGCCGCCGACCAGCGGACGATCACCGACGCCGGCGGGTGGCAGCGGCGCATCCTCTCCCCCACGCTGCCCGGCGTCGAGTTCGAGTTCATCCGCACGACCATCCCGCCCGGCGTGGTGCTCGGCTCGTTCGCCGCGCACGCCGCCGGCTCGCGCGAGTACATCGCCGTCGAGGCCGGCGAGCTCACCGTCACCGTCGACGGCGTCAGGCACCGGCTCGCCGCCGGCGACGCCCTCTACTACGCGGGCGACGCCGTGCACGAGTTCGCCAATCCCGGCGCCGCCGAGTGCGTCTACTACACCGCCATGCACGTCGCGAAGGAGCCCGCATGA
- a CDS encoding type IV toxin-antitoxin system AbiEi family antitoxin domain-containing protein encodes MTESRHDATERALAALRRLPATFTYSEATAAGLHHRALYGLRDAGVIEALGRGLYRRADAALVDPTLAEVAARVPVATLCLTSALVEHGLSDAIPPAPHLALPRGHRFPATSGPVSWHAFAPATFELGRESLTVDTDLRLGLYSAERTLVDTFRLRHVVGADEAYEALRRWSGRRGSRPARLLELAGHFPGAVAPLRHALEVLL; translated from the coding sequence ATGACTGAGAGTCGGCACGACGCCACCGAGCGCGCCCTGGCAGCCCTGCGCCGGTTGCCGGCCACCTTCACCTACAGCGAGGCCACCGCGGCAGGGCTGCATCACCGGGCGCTGTACGGACTCCGCGACGCCGGCGTCATCGAGGCGCTCGGCCGCGGCCTGTACCGCCGCGCCGACGCCGCCCTCGTCGACCCGACGCTCGCCGAGGTCGCCGCCCGGGTGCCCGTCGCCACCTTGTGCCTGACCAGCGCCCTGGTCGAGCACGGCCTCAGCGACGCAATCCCGCCGGCTCCCCATCTGGCGCTGCCCCGCGGCCACCGCTTCCCGGCCACCTCCGGGCCGGTCAGCTGGCACGCCTTCGCGCCGGCGACGTTCGAGCTCGGCCGCGAGTCCCTCACCGTCGACACCGACCTGCGACTCGGCCTGTACAGCGCTGAGCGGACCCTCGTCGACACCTTCCGGCTGCGGCACGTCGTGGGCGCAGACGAGGCCTACGAGGCGCTCCGGCGCTGGTCGGGCCGCCGCGGCTCGCGGCCGGCCCGGCTGCTGGAGCTCGCCGGCCACTTCCCCGGCGCCGTCGCGCCGCTCCGCCACGCCCTGGAGGTCCTGCTGTGA
- a CDS encoding MBL fold metallo-hydrolase translates to MRLTVFGGCGAWPAAGQACGGYLLERDGFRLLVDPGYAVLPRLLATIDAAAVDAVVVSHGHPDHCADLSPLLRARALSDEPPAPLPVYAPAGAVDAVLALDSIRSVAGAVELATLTDGDGVRVGPFDVATASLPHFVPNLGMRITDGSATLTYSGDAGPDPALVELARDADLLLVEATYPDAVPHEDAGLLCSAVEAAEQGVAAGARRIMLTHLWPGLQPAAFLAAAARTGARDVTVAAPGPAQPIGS, encoded by the coding sequence ATGAGGCTCACCGTGTTCGGCGGCTGCGGCGCCTGGCCGGCGGCCGGCCAGGCGTGCGGCGGCTACCTGCTCGAACGGGACGGCTTCCGCCTGCTCGTCGATCCCGGGTACGCGGTGCTCCCCCGGCTGCTGGCGACGATCGACGCCGCCGCGGTCGACGCCGTCGTCGTCTCCCACGGGCATCCCGACCACTGCGCCGACCTCAGCCCACTGCTCCGGGCCCGGGCGCTGAGCGACGAGCCGCCGGCGCCGCTGCCCGTGTACGCCCCGGCGGGCGCGGTCGATGCCGTCCTGGCGCTAGACTCCATCCGGTCCGTGGCCGGCGCCGTCGAGCTGGCGACGCTCACCGACGGTGACGGCGTCCGCGTCGGGCCGTTCGACGTCGCGACGGCGTCGCTGCCGCACTTCGTGCCGAACCTCGGCATGCGCATCACCGACGGCAGCGCGACCCTGACCTACAGCGGCGACGCCGGCCCGGACCCGGCCCTCGTCGAGCTGGCCCGCGACGCCGACCTGCTGCTCGTCGAGGCGACCTACCCCGACGCCGTCCCGCACGAGGACGCCGGGCTGCTGTGCAGCGCCGTCGAGGCGGCCGAGCAGGGCGTCGCCGCCGGTGCCCGGCGGATCATGCTGACGCACCTCTGGCCGGGGCTGCAGCCCGCGGCGTTCCTGGCCGCTGCCGCGCGCACCGGCGCGCGGGACGTCACCGTCGCGGCACCGGGGCCGGCTCAGCCGATCGGCTCGTAG
- a CDS encoding GNAT family N-acetyltransferase, with translation MSTDTVTIEELAIPASVDAPEAAAFAQMVDVRNAIETHLMGTDALNYTARELLPVYQVQDDEPIRLFVARVDGRIVARGILSWQAEEGASASWAEVEVLPEYRRRGIGTALLDHLTAIALASDRPSLQADAIHTRPSTGRRIEPPTGFGWLSADDPGVRFLLGRGYRLEQVGRISALPLPVDPALLVRQRAAAQAAAGDDYRVVAWTGPTPADRVGDLTMLKTRMSTDAPSAGIDYAEERWDADRVARWDRQLADSGRERLTVAAEHVPTGRLAGYNELYLPADRRRPVTQEDTLVLSEHRGRRLGMLLKVANLQQLAEVSPSSPMVTTFNAEENRHMLDVNEAVGFAPIGYEGAWKLTP, from the coding sequence ATGAGCACCGACACCGTCACCATCGAGGAGCTGGCGATCCCGGCCTCAGTGGACGCGCCCGAGGCGGCCGCCTTCGCCCAGATGGTGGACGTCCGCAACGCCATCGAGACGCACCTCATGGGCACCGACGCGCTGAACTACACCGCGCGCGAGCTGCTGCCCGTCTACCAGGTCCAGGACGACGAGCCGATCCGGCTGTTCGTCGCCCGCGTCGACGGCCGCATCGTCGCGCGCGGCATCCTGTCGTGGCAGGCCGAGGAGGGCGCGAGCGCGTCGTGGGCCGAGGTCGAGGTGCTGCCCGAGTACCGCCGGCGTGGCATCGGCACCGCGCTGCTCGACCACCTGACGGCCATCGCGCTGGCCTCCGACCGCCCCTCGCTGCAGGCCGACGCCATTCACACCCGCCCGTCCACCGGGCGCCGCATCGAGCCGCCGACGGGGTTCGGCTGGTTGTCCGCCGACGACCCCGGCGTGCGGTTCCTGCTCGGCCGCGGCTACCGGCTCGAGCAAGTCGGCCGCATCAGCGCGCTGCCGCTGCCGGTCGACCCGGCGCTGCTGGTGCGGCAGCGCGCCGCGGCACAGGCCGCCGCGGGCGACGACTACCGCGTCGTCGCCTGGACCGGCCCGACGCCGGCCGACCGCGTCGGCGACCTCACCATGCTGAAGACGCGCATGAGCACCGACGCACCCAGCGCCGGCATCGACTACGCCGAGGAGCGGTGGGACGCCGACCGCGTCGCCCGCTGGGACCGCCAGCTCGCCGACAGCGGCCGCGAGCGCCTCACCGTCGCCGCCGAGCACGTGCCGACCGGGCGGCTGGCCGGCTACAACGAGCTCTACCTGCCCGCCGACCGTCGCCGGCCGGTGACGCAGGAGGACACCCTGGTGCTCTCCGAGCACCGCGGCCGCCGGCTCGGCATGCTGCTCAAGGTCGCCAACCTGCAGCAGCTGGCCGAGGTGAGCCCGTCCTCGCCCATGGTCACCACGTTCAACGCCGAAGAGAACCGGCACATGCTCGACGTCAACGAGGCGGTCGGCTTCGCGCCCATCGGCTACGAGGGCGCCTGGAAGCTCACACCCTGA
- a CDS encoding phosphotransferase enzyme family protein — MVPDVSAWGGLELLEPLRGGARNPVFLARRGGERFVVRVSGRAEPSLSWELDLLEHLAAHGVAVAGVVPADDGRRQHGGVLVHPFVPGGPPSTADDWRRVVSAAAAVHDCTRDWPQRPGFASSTALLTASRGGDVDLTALPDDAAELVRACWRRLPPAPPCAVHGDLGAGNVLVDGDRVTLIDWDESRVDLPWLDFAHLPEDVDVPVPIDRTDLVTAGVAWEVATCWVAEPAYAARRLAELRARTAR, encoded by the coding sequence ATGGTGCCCGACGTCAGCGCCTGGGGTGGCCTCGAGTTGCTGGAGCCGCTGCGCGGCGGCGCCCGCAATCCGGTGTTCCTCGCCCGGCGTGGCGGCGAGCGGTTCGTGGTGCGCGTGTCCGGCCGCGCGGAACCGTCGCTGAGCTGGGAGCTCGACCTCCTGGAGCACCTCGCCGCACACGGTGTCGCCGTCGCCGGAGTGGTGCCCGCCGACGACGGTCGGCGTCAGCACGGTGGCGTGCTCGTGCACCCGTTCGTCCCGGGCGGGCCCCCGTCGACGGCCGACGACTGGCGGCGGGTCGTTTCGGCGGCCGCCGCTGTTCACGACTGCACGCGCGACTGGCCGCAGCGGCCGGGGTTCGCGAGCAGCACCGCCCTGCTGACGGCGTCGCGCGGCGGTGACGTCGACCTGACCGCGCTGCCCGACGACGCCGCCGAGCTGGTCCGCGCGTGCTGGCGGCGGCTCCCGCCCGCCCCGCCGTGCGCCGTCCACGGCGACCTCGGCGCCGGGAACGTGCTGGTCGACGGCGACCGCGTCACGCTGATCGACTGGGACGAGTCACGCGTCGACCTGCCGTGGCTCGACTTCGCCCACCTCCCCGAGGACGTCGACGTCCCGGTGCCGATCGACCGTACCGACCTGGTGACGGCCGGCGTCGCCTGGGAGGTGGCCACCTGCTGGGTCGCCGAGCCCGCGTACGCCGCCCGCCGGCTGGCCGAGCTGCGCGCCCGTACCGCCCGCTGA